One genomic window of Clostridioides sp. ES-S-0054-01 includes the following:
- a CDS encoding ABC transporter ATP-binding protein, with protein MIIEVSNLSKVVDLLNTELTILRNIDLYIEEGEFVSIMGASGSGKSSLISILSGLDKNYTGNVKVCGENLSKLTDDELAEYRNRKIGIVFQSFNLITSMSVEENIKLPLIFSDNKDYKIVDKMIKKVGLTSKTKNNIKQLSGGEKQRVAISRALVCSPNILFADEPTGSLDSTNSHAIMKLFKNINNEYGTTIVMVTHDIQMAEYSDRIISIKDGTIIK; from the coding sequence ATGATAATTGAAGTTTCAAACTTATCTAAAGTTGTAGACTTGTTAAACACAGAACTTACTATACTAAGGAATATAGATTTATACATAGAAGAAGGAGAATTTGTTTCTATAATGGGTGCTAGTGGTAGTGGGAAAAGCTCTCTAATAAGTATATTAAGTGGTCTTGATAAAAACTATACTGGAAACGTGAAAGTTTGTGGTGAGAATTTATCGAAATTAACTGATGATGAACTTGCTGAATATAGAAATAGAAAGATAGGGATTGTATTTCAATCATTTAACTTAATTACATCAATGTCTGTTGAAGAAAATATAAAATTGCCATTGATTTTTTCTGATAATAAAGATTATAAAATAGTAGATAAGATGATTAAAAAGGTTGGGTTGACATCCAAAACAAAAAATAATATTAAACAGTTATCAGGTGGTGAGAAGCAAAGAGTTGCTATTTCAAGAGCTCTAGTTTGTTCTCCAAATATACTCTTTGCTGATGAACCAACTGGATCATTAGATAGTACTAATAGTCATGCTATAATGAAATTGTTTAAGAATATAAACAATGAATATGGTACTACAATAGTAATGGTTACTCATGATATTCAAATGGCAGAATATAGTGATAGGATTATAAGTATTAAAGATGGAACTATTATAAAATAG
- a CDS encoding PRD domain-containing protein, whose protein sequence is MIINKILNNNVVITLDDNDEEIIVMGKGIGYQKSKGDLIDKTKVNKVFRISNKEISNKLQELLNNIPIEHMKLSSEIIEYAQKKLNKKLNESIYISLSDHTYSAIQRMKEGINVKNAILWEIKRFYKEEFEIGMKALGIIESKTHVKLPEDEAGFIAFHIVNAQLSEGHTLASDITKLIQEVLSIVRYHFRIEFHEESVFYYRFIMHLKFFAQRLLLDSEHEGETDKELLNIIKSKYNKEFECVAKIKNFIKKQYNYILTYDELIYLTIHLAKVVKDSNV, encoded by the coding sequence ATGATAATTAATAAGATATTAAATAATAATGTTGTAATCACATTAGATGACAATGATGAAGAAATTATTGTCATGGGTAAAGGAATTGGTTATCAAAAATCAAAAGGAGATTTGATAGATAAAACTAAAGTAAATAAAGTATTTAGAATATCAAATAAAGAAATATCGAATAAGTTACAAGAATTACTTAACAATATTCCTATAGAACACATGAAATTATCTAGTGAAATTATAGAGTATGCCCAAAAAAAACTAAATAAGAAGTTAAATGAAAGTATTTATATATCATTAAGTGACCATACATATTCTGCGATTCAAAGAATGAAAGAAGGAATAAACGTAAAGAATGCAATACTTTGGGAAATTAAAAGATTTTATAAAGAAGAGTTTGAAATTGGGATGAAAGCACTAGGTATTATTGAAAGCAAAACACATGTAAAATTACCAGAAGATGAAGCTGGATTTATAGCCTTTCATATAGTAAACGCTCAGTTAAGTGAAGGTCATACCTTAGCATCTGATATCACAAAGTTAATACAAGAAGTACTTAGTATAGTTAGATATCATTTTAGGATAGAGTTTCATGAGGAATCAGTATTTTATTATAGATTTATAATGCATCTTAAATTTTTTGCACAGAGATTACTTTTAGATAGTGAACATGAAGGTGAGACAGACAAAGAATTATTAAACATTATTAAATCTAAATATAATAAAGAATTTGAATGTGTAGCTAAGATTAAAAATTTTATTAAAAAACAATATAACTACATATTAACATATGACGAGCTTATATATTTAACTATACATTTAGCTAAAGTAGTTAAAGATTCAAATGTGTAA
- a CDS encoding PTS glucose transporter subunit IIA, producing the protein MGKYKQLAQEIVKNVGGKENISGLVHCITRLRFTLKDESIANDNILKNMEGIVTIMKSGGQYQVVIGNHVEAVYKDVIEIIDLDDSSANSETKKSSSMLDKCIDIISGIFQPVLGIMAACGMLKGFNALFVAMGLYSDVSGGYMVINAAGDALFTFLPLFLGYTSAKKFGLKPMLGLALGAAMCYPAIQGSSISVGTDVMYTLFKGTMFASPVYIDFFGLPMISMDYTGTVVPIIFIVYFASKCEKLFNKFIPDLVKFFFVPMLTLLVTLPVALIVIGPIATFGSTLISQVVISIRDFSPLLAGVIVGFTWQILVIFGMHWGFIPVYINNVMTLGYDNVMMPFFACTFASSAVVLAIFFKTKDKKLREMAIPNFISGIFGVTEPAIYGILLPLKKPFIISCIASGIGGAFYGFFNLRKFITGGMGIFELPAMIEPDGGMGNLIVALSGIAISMIVAFVLTMVLYKDEQVGEAKEVKNKVKEETKEVKSTKLEREVVASPIKGEVLNLSDIEDAAFASGVLGQGIAIVPSDGKVVAPVDGLVTTLFPSLHAIGILSDEGVEVLIHIGLNTIQLEGRGFEACIKQGDRITKGQTILNFDIDIIKKSGYSVVTPIVITNSSQFLDVVETESKNVELEDNLITVIF; encoded by the coding sequence ATGGGAAAATACAAACAATTAGCACAAGAAATAGTAAAAAATGTTGGTGGAAAAGAAAATATTAGTGGATTAGTACACTGTATTACGAGATTACGTTTTACATTAAAAGATGAAAGTATAGCAAATGATAATATATTAAAAAACATGGAAGGTATTGTTACCATAATGAAAAGTGGAGGACAGTATCAAGTAGTCATAGGAAATCATGTTGAAGCTGTCTATAAAGATGTAATTGAAATAATTGATTTAGATGACTCAAGTGCAAATTCAGAAACTAAAAAATCAAGTAGCATGCTAGATAAATGTATCGATATAATATCAGGAATTTTCCAGCCAGTACTAGGAATAATGGCAGCCTGTGGTATGTTAAAAGGTTTTAATGCTTTATTTGTAGCAATGGGGCTATATAGTGATGTATCTGGTGGATATATGGTAATAAATGCAGCGGGAGATGCATTGTTTACATTCCTTCCTTTATTTTTAGGATATACTTCAGCTAAGAAATTTGGTCTAAAACCAATGTTGGGATTAGCACTAGGGGCTGCAATGTGTTATCCTGCTATACAAGGTAGCAGTATATCAGTAGGTACAGATGTTATGTACACTTTATTTAAAGGAACAATGTTTGCATCTCCAGTATACATTGACTTCTTTGGACTACCAATGATATCAATGGATTACACTGGAACGGTCGTACCAATTATATTTATAGTGTACTTTGCATCTAAGTGTGAAAAATTATTTAACAAGTTTATTCCAGATTTAGTTAAGTTTTTCTTTGTACCAATGCTTACATTATTAGTAACATTACCTGTTGCACTTATAGTTATAGGTCCTATAGCAACATTTGGTTCTACACTTATTTCACAAGTTGTAATTTCGATAAGAGATTTTAGTCCATTATTAGCAGGTGTTATAGTAGGATTTACTTGGCAAATTCTTGTTATTTTTGGTATGCACTGGGGATTCATTCCTGTATATATAAATAATGTTATGACTTTAGGATACGATAATGTTATGATGCCATTCTTTGCTTGTACATTTGCAAGTTCGGCAGTTGTATTAGCTATATTTTTTAAGACTAAAGATAAGAAGTTAAGAGAGATGGCAATACCAAACTTTATATCTGGTATATTTGGAGTTACCGAGCCAGCAATTTATGGAATATTATTACCTTTGAAGAAACCATTTATAATAAGTTGTATTGCTAGTGGTATTGGGGGGGCTTTCTATGGATTCTTTAATCTTAGAAAGTTTATAACTGGAGGAATGGGCATATTCGAACTTCCAGCAATGATTGAACCAGATGGAGGAATGGGTAACTTAATAGTAGCTCTTTCTGGTATAGCTATATCAATGATTGTAGCTTTTGTATTAACTATGGTTTTATATAAAGATGAGCAAGTAGGAGAAGCTAAAGAAGTAAAAAATAAAGTAAAAGAAGAAACAAAAGAAGTTAAGTCTACTAAATTAGAAAGAGAAGTAGTAGCAAGCCCTATAAAAGGTGAGGTATTAAATTTAAGCGATATAGAAGATGCGGCATTTGCATCTGGTGTACTAGGTCAAGGTATAGCTATAGTACCTAGTGATGGAAAAGTAGTTGCACCAGTAGATGGATTGGTTACAACTTTATTCCCCAGTCTACATGCTATAGGAATTCTTTCAGATGAAGGTGTTGAAGTGCTTATTCATATTGGATTAAATACTATTCAGTTAGAAGGAAGAGGTTTTGAGGCATGTATAAAGCAAGGTGATAGAATTACAAAAGGTCAAACTATATTAAACTTTGATATTGATATAATAAAGAAATCGGGATATAGTGTTGTAACTCCAATTGTTATTACAAATTCATCACAATTTTTAGATGTGGTAGAAACAGAAAGTAAAAATGTCGAATTAGAAGATAATCTGATTACAGTTATATTTTAG
- a CDS encoding CXXX repeat peptide modification system protein yields MNLITTISKEDNETLINIVEEINTLRNLMITLTEENNLYKENSDLYKQITEDIKEANHKYTLYWEMLIKKYNLNLELANKYTLNFSDCSIYLNEFDEDQMFSDEGYKCENI; encoded by the coding sequence ATGAATTTAATAACAACTATTTCTAAAGAAGATAACGAAACTTTAATAAATATAGTTGAAGAAATTAATACTTTAAGGAATCTTATGATTACATTGACTGAAGAAAATAATCTTTATAAAGAGAACAGTGATTTATATAAACAGATAACTGAAGATATCAAAGAAGCAAATCATAAATATACTTTATATTGGGAAATGTTAATCAAAAAGTACAATCTTAATTTAGAATTAGCTAATAAATATACTCTTAATTTCTCTGATTGTAGTATCTATTTAAATGAGTTTGATGAAGATCAAATGTTTTCTGATGAAGGTTATAAATGTGAAAATATATAG
- a CDS encoding ABC transporter ATP-binding protein, which yields MVSEIKKIKNYKIFIKYIKPYKLRFIFLYLATILSNVADLFPIYFLGKIINYVTEGKFDGIVKIICFLFIIFMINSFFSIIETYLTKWLIFRINQDIKADIYKKSIELSIIDFNMLGSGHIISLIEGDSETISNFFVVKIIEVVIAIIKSIVSLFFLLYLSIPLTIIAIISFPIGFLGYVICGKKINIKTSLLRQLGDELYSFLNNSLDGIKDVKAYTMEQIMYKKFKNYIKRYRELNMEIAVLDIIVGFLNLFISSLTEWIIIGYGTWLIIYNKFTIGSYVAFNGFLATFFDGIKSILNINLVYQTVIASIDRISNFFDISIDHSNRYLMISKISGRILFDKVHFTYPNTNKKILSDFTAIFEPKSLSVIVGLNGAGKSTLFSLIEQFYLPNNGDIYIDNNNIRNVDLDNLRKNISIVHQRPVMINGTIKENLLYGDINATIEKINQVCEKVDLAKFIEELPDRFDTILEELSGGQMKRIAIARALIKDPKILLMDEITSDLDGKNENEIMCLLDELSKEKTIIIISHRITSITNVPNIYVLDNGHIVDRGDHESLLKRCPIYSVLINNQS from the coding sequence ATGGTCTCTGAAATTAAGAAAATTAAAAATTATAAAATATTTATAAAATACATAAAGCCTTATAAGTTAAGATTTATATTTTTATATTTAGCCACAATATTAAGTAATGTAGCAGATCTTTTTCCTATTTATTTTCTAGGTAAGATTATAAATTATGTAACAGAAGGAAAGTTTGATGGTATTGTCAAAATAATTTGTTTTCTATTTATTATTTTTATGATAAATTCTTTCTTTAGTATTATTGAAACTTATTTAACTAAGTGGTTAATATTTAGAATCAATCAAGATATAAAAGCTGATATTTATAAAAAGAGCATAGAGTTATCTATAATTGATTTCAATATGTTAGGATCAGGACATATTATATCACTAATTGAAGGAGATAGTGAAACCATATCTAATTTTTTTGTGGTTAAAATAATAGAAGTAGTTATTGCAATTATTAAGTCTATTGTTTCGTTATTTTTTCTACTTTATTTGTCAATACCATTAACAATAATAGCAATAATATCATTTCCAATAGGATTTTTGGGTTATGTAATATGTGGAAAGAAAATAAACATAAAAACTAGTTTATTAAGACAGCTAGGTGATGAATTGTATTCATTTCTTAATAATTCTTTAGATGGAATTAAAGATGTGAAAGCTTATACAATGGAGCAAATTATGTACAAAAAATTTAAAAATTATATAAAACGTTATAGGGAATTAAATATGGAAATTGCAGTTTTAGATATTATTGTAGGTTTTTTAAATTTATTTATTTCTTCATTAACAGAATGGATTATTATAGGTTATGGGACTTGGTTAATAATATATAATAAATTTACTATAGGTTCGTATGTCGCCTTTAATGGTTTTTTAGCAACATTTTTTGATGGAATCAAAAGTATATTAAATATTAACTTAGTTTATCAAACCGTTATTGCCTCAATAGATAGAATTTCTAACTTCTTTGATATTTCTATAGATCATAGTAATAGATATTTGATGATTAGCAAAATTAGTGGAAGAATATTATTTGATAAAGTTCATTTTACTTATCCGAATACGAATAAAAAAATATTAAGTGATTTTACAGCTATTTTTGAACCAAAATCATTATCAGTTATTGTGGGATTAAATGGAGCAGGAAAAAGTACCTTGTTTTCATTGATTGAACAATTTTATTTGCCTAACAATGGTGATATATATATTGATAACAATAACATTCGAAATGTTGACTTAGATAACTTAAGGAAGAATATTTCAATAGTGCATCAAAGACCTGTCATGATTAACGGTACTATAAAGGAAAATTTATTATATGGAGATATTAATGCTACGATAGAGAAAATAAATCAAGTTTGTGAAAAAGTAGATTTAGCAAAATTTATTGAAGAACTACCTGATAGATTTGATACAATTTTGGAGGAATTATCAGGTGGACAAATGAAAAGAATAGCTATTGCTCGAGCATTAATAAAAGATCCTAAGATATTATTAATGGATGAAATAACTTCTGATTTAGATGGAAAAAATGAAAATGAAATTATGTGTCTTTTAGATGAGTTATCAAAGGAGAAGACAATCATAATAATTTCTCATAGAATTACTTCTATAACCAATGTACCCAATATTTATGTTTTAGATAATGGTCACATTGTTGATAGAGGAGACCATGAATCTTTATTAAAGAGATGTCCTATATACTCTGTTTTAATTAATAATCAATCTTAA
- a CDS encoding radical SAM peptide maturase, CXXX-repeat target family, whose protein sequence is MSKNYLMGCGNEQWKEGKAYEVTFIVTEDCNLRCSYCYEVHKNNKKRMSFEIAKKSVDYILDNEELYDAPAVIWDFIGGEPLLEIELIDKISDYIKIQSYRKKHKWLNDYRFNIGTNGTLYNQPLVSKYIRKNKDKLSISMTIDGTERKHNLHRIYEDGRGSYNDVFKNIPKWLSDMPDSTTKVTFGSEDLIYLKESIIHLWNSGLKDVPANVVYEDVWKDGDDKVFENQLISLADYVIDNKLWNEVNCTLFDENLGGPITDFNLKSNFCGTGRMLAIDANGDFYPCLRFSDFSLNDKCGRSIGNVNEGIILDKVRPFLALSTENISKEECIKCEVASGCAWCQGSNYDCADNSSIYNRATYICKMHKARIRGNNYYWDRLKREHNIRRKIEPKFKKNMYFILSDDSVEHCSYSSKSNSENIMSKELLKKALNYCEKNFFKPIILNSKTQENIIDLDSFSVLSRIEIRDLKIKPTYKNTNEIVCLNIEDIDEYIGGRNCILNIYSSQINQIYISIKKLLEKSKRINLVFKGNINEIDLKLYEGELFKIKDLLIKLYERKQYKEVNVITDRIFLNKMDNCECGENNYAIAPNGNIYICPAFYFNNPEDFIGNIDEGITEDKLFNCDMDHSPVCLACDAYQCNRCVYHNINCTGEYNIPGHKQCEKSHIERNTSMILQRLIKDYKLPIDLEEDIKPLDYSDPIELILGELDVNPYASIK, encoded by the coding sequence ATGTCTAAAAATTATTTAATGGGATGTGGAAATGAGCAATGGAAGGAAGGAAAGGCATATGAAGTTACATTTATTGTAACTGAAGATTGTAATTTACGTTGTAGTTATTGCTATGAAGTTCATAAAAATAATAAAAAACGTATGTCATTTGAGATAGCAAAAAAAAGTGTCGATTATATATTGGATAATGAGGAATTGTATGATGCTCCAGCTGTAATATGGGATTTTATTGGTGGAGAACCTCTTCTAGAGATTGAGTTAATTGATAAAATTAGTGACTATATTAAGATTCAATCTTATCGAAAGAAACATAAGTGGTTAAACGATTATAGATTTAATATTGGAACTAATGGTACGCTTTATAATCAACCCCTGGTTAGTAAATATATTAGGAAAAATAAAGATAAACTTTCTATAAGTATGACTATTGATGGAACTGAGAGAAAACATAATTTACATAGAATATATGAAGACGGTAGAGGTTCATACAATGATGTATTCAAAAACATACCCAAATGGTTATCAGATATGCCAGACTCAACTACAAAAGTAACCTTTGGAAGTGAAGATTTGATATATTTGAAAGAAAGTATAATTCACTTATGGAATTCAGGTTTAAAAGATGTGCCAGCTAATGTAGTTTATGAAGATGTATGGAAAGATGGAGATGATAAAGTATTTGAAAATCAATTAATATCTTTAGCAGATTATGTAATAGATAATAAACTTTGGAATGAGGTGAATTGCACATTATTTGATGAAAATTTAGGTGGTCCAATAACTGATTTTAATCTAAAATCTAATTTTTGTGGAACTGGAAGGATGTTAGCTATTGATGCTAATGGAGATTTTTATCCTTGCTTAAGATTTTCTGATTTTTCATTAAATGACAAATGTGGTAGATCAATAGGAAATGTTAATGAAGGAATTATATTAGATAAAGTTAGACCATTTTTAGCCCTATCAACTGAAAATATAAGCAAAGAAGAGTGTATAAAATGTGAAGTGGCATCAGGATGTGCTTGGTGCCAAGGTTCTAATTATGATTGTGCAGATAATTCATCAATTTATAATAGAGCTACATACATATGTAAGATGCATAAGGCAAGAATTAGAGGAAATAACTATTACTGGGATAGGTTAAAAAGAGAACATAATATTCGCAGAAAGATTGAACCAAAGTTCAAGAAAAATATGTATTTTATACTTTCTGATGACTCTGTAGAACATTGTAGCTACTCTAGTAAATCAAATTCAGAAAATATTATGAGCAAAGAATTGTTAAAAAAGGCATTGAATTACTGTGAAAAGAATTTTTTCAAACCAATTATTTTGAATTCAAAAACCCAAGAGAATATTATTGACTTAGATAGTTTTTCGGTATTATCAAGAATTGAAATAAGGGATTTAAAAATCAAGCCAACATATAAAAATACAAATGAAATTGTATGTTTAAATATAGAGGATATTGATGAATATATTGGTGGAAGGAATTGCATTCTTAATATTTATTCTTCCCAAATTAATCAAATATATATTAGCATTAAAAAATTATTGGAAAAGTCAAAAAGAATTAACTTAGTTTTCAAAGGTAATATTAATGAGATCGACTTAAAACTATATGAAGGTGAACTTTTTAAAATTAAAGATTTATTAATCAAGCTTTATGAGCGAAAGCAATATAAAGAGGTTAATGTTATTACAGATAGAATATTTTTGAATAAAATGGACAATTGTGAATGTGGAGAGAATAATTATGCTATTGCTCCAAATGGGAATATTTATATTTGCCCAGCATTTTATTTTAATAATCCAGAAGATTTTATAGGTAATATAGATGAAGGAATAACAGAAGATAAATTATTTAATTGTGATATGGATCACTCTCCTGTCTGCTTAGCTTGTGATGCATATCAGTGCAATAGATGTGTATATCATAATATAAACTGTACTGGAGAGTACAATATACCTGGACATAAGCAGTGCGAAAAAAGCCACATTGAAAGAAATACCTCTATGATACTACAAAGACTTATAAAAGATTATAAATTACCTATAGATTTAGAGGAAGATATTAAACCATTAGATTATTCTGATCCAATTGAACTTATTCTTGGAGAATTAGATGTTAATCCATATGCAAGCATAAAATAA
- a CDS encoding ABC transporter permease: protein MIFHEVYKIYSKNSLKNNKLLKISCIISIVFATSILLFTRVLTDTYSSEVKRNMAITNGGDIKIQNIEYNKYYFTSEQIGKLEELKDKESIDFQLGSSMNTNILSNGMIESTELTVVNNIKMQNTYLKLRNENDIVLSQKTANKLNVNIGDKVFLKLHSSVYDDTYFKVSDIIPKRFSLSTAQKEAEVGQEVVGESYVYLPNETKYNVAYINIINKENVKNIKNEIKNVFKNHFEVRTTDELEQSIIKRISMQLDSINLIGAISLLITGICLCSTFIVFILNRIHDFSTFKALGIKKRSLSFLVFTELMSITIKGIIIGIILGIPITIFYINLQHINLFNISILSIIKNIFISIVIIIIETSIFSLIPISFVKKIPYEGINRDNSMLSSYKFNFIPDIILVIFLTSISFTIYVKSFLGIFFILGLILLDLLVYSLIYALLKMVCLIKKIIKGKYSITFIYLNNDCKTNAFSSSLLTITIIFVLLLFMISEITFAMFSNYEVDNSIKNSIVYQTTLEGKLITDKKLIENDIDYFQYYPIKIDSIESVNNISVNDYIEKFPYENRKDVMNDLNDLSVDLFNTKQTILKSDLEYGNWFKENDKENSIIINNYLHRYLIDYKLGDTVKLRINGKDIDFKVIGFLSPKSLNKGVDLGYININENISPKTLDLSKNQPVIYFFKEKLDNTLLSKLLHNDKYANLEDYNDFAYSMKTYVDDQKSLLLNIIFAVSLSSILLILTSQIIIFIRRVLDYQIMYRVGMSKRKLIKIGLLEMIIVSIIQSILIAIFYELFRFLLISLLQRDYNINYLLILIEFLVVLSINCFIFILAQRNIKLDL, encoded by the coding sequence TTGATATTTCATGAAGTTTATAAAATATATAGTAAGAATAGTTTGAAGAATAATAAATTATTAAAAATCTCTTGTATAATATCTATTGTATTTGCCACATCAATATTACTTTTTACAAGAGTGTTAACGGATACATATTCAAGTGAAGTTAAGAGAAATATGGCTATAACAAATGGTGGAGATATAAAAATACAAAATATAGAATATAATAAATACTACTTTACAAGTGAACAAATAGGTAAGTTAGAAGAATTAAAAGATAAAGAATCTATTGATTTTCAGTTGGGAAGTAGTATGAATACAAATATATTGTCAAATGGTATGATTGAAAGTACTGAATTGACTGTAGTAAATAATATAAAAATGCAAAATACATATTTAAAATTAAGAAATGAAAATGATATAGTTTTATCCCAAAAAACAGCTAATAAATTAAATGTAAATATAGGAGATAAAGTGTTTTTAAAACTACATTCTTCAGTTTATGATGATACATATTTTAAAGTTAGTGATATAATACCAAAACGGTTTTCATTAAGTACAGCTCAAAAAGAAGCAGAGGTTGGCCAAGAGGTAGTTGGAGAAAGTTATGTATATTTGCCTAATGAAACTAAATATAATGTGGCTTATATAAATATAATAAACAAAGAAAATGTGAAAAATATTAAAAATGAAATAAAAAATGTATTTAAAAACCATTTTGAAGTTAGAACAACTGATGAACTAGAACAGTCAATAATAAAGAGAATATCTATGCAATTAGATTCAATAAATTTAATTGGAGCTATTTCATTATTAATCACTGGAATTTGTCTATGTTCTACATTTATTGTATTTATTTTAAATCGAATACATGATTTTTCAACTTTTAAGGCTTTAGGAATTAAAAAAAGAAGTTTATCTTTTCTAGTATTTACTGAACTTATGTCAATTACTATAAAGGGGATTATAATAGGTATTATTTTGGGGATTCCTATAACTATATTCTATATTAACTTACAACATATTAATCTATTTAATATTTCTATTTTGAGTATTATCAAAAATATTTTCATTTCAATAGTTATTATAATAATTGAAACATCAATATTCTCATTAATTCCTATAAGTTTTGTTAAAAAAATACCTTATGAAGGAATAAATAGAGATAATAGTATGTTGTCTTCATATAAATTTAACTTTATTCCAGATATAATTCTTGTAATATTTTTAACAAGTATTTCTTTTACAATATATGTGAAGTCCTTTCTAGGTATTTTTTTTATTTTAGGATTAATACTACTAGATTTATTGGTATACAGTTTGATATATGCATTATTAAAAATGGTATGTTTAATTAAAAAAATTATTAAAGGAAAATACTCGATTACTTTTATATATCTTAATAATGATTGTAAAACCAATGCTTTTAGCTCTAGTCTATTAACAATAACAATAATATTTGTTTTGTTGTTGTTTATGATATCTGAAATAACCTTTGCTATGTTTAGCAATTATGAAGTTGATAATAGTATAAAAAATTCAATTGTATATCAAACAACTTTAGAAGGAAAATTAATTACAGATAAAAAACTTATCGAAAATGATATAGATTATTTTCAATATTATCCAATTAAAATAGATAGTATAGAGTCAGTAAATAATATTTCTGTTAATGATTATATTGAAAAATTTCCATATGAGAATAGAAAAGATGTAATGAATGATTTAAATGACTTAAGTGTTGATTTATTCAATACTAAACAGACAATATTAAAAAGTGATTTAGAGTATGGAAACTGGTTCAAAGAAAATGATAAAGAAAATAGTATAATTATAAATAATTATCTTCATAGATACTTAATAGATTATAAACTAGGTGATACTGTAAAGTTAAGAATTAATGGAAAGGATATAGACTTTAAAGTAATAGGATTTTTAAGTCCAAAATCATTGAACAAAGGTGTAGATTTAGGATATATAAATATAAATGAAAATATTTCACCTAAAACCCTTGATTTATCTAAAAATCAACCAGTAATATATTTTTTTAAAGAAAAGTTAGATAACACTTTACTTAGCAAATTATTACATAATGATAAATATGCTAATTTAGAGGACTATAATGATTTTGCTTATTCTATGAAAACATATGTTGATGATCAAAAGTCATTACTTTTGAATATTATATTTGCTGTGTCATTGTCAAGTATACTTCTAATACTAACATCTCAAATAATTATTTTTATAAGGAGAGTACTAGATTATCAAATTATGTATAGAGTAGGAATGAGTAAACGAAAATTGATAAAAATAGGTTTATTAGAAATGATAATTGTATCAATTATCCAAAGTATTCTTATAGCAATTTTTTATGAACTATTTAGATTCTTACTAATTTCATTGTTACAGAGAGATTATAATATTAATTATTTATTGATTTTAATAGAATTTTTAGTAGTATTGTCTATAAATTGTTTTATATTTATATTGGCTCAAAGAAATATTAAATTAGACTTATAA